A single genomic interval of Heteronotia binoei isolate CCM8104 ecotype False Entrance Well chromosome 11, APGP_CSIRO_Hbin_v1, whole genome shotgun sequence harbors:
- the LOC132578995 gene encoding cilia- and flagella-associated protein 53-like, which yields MQDRDAELVQQQEAMQQQAKKLKQDAEEMIEVLLLWGAEIGTQAPKSPGHLDRGEENSNCWFPGKGIQLLYCYLVSGFLVSLLTFSCPWLQMRNSLLQEQKKWEADTKVALQIQRQTLEEVHQKMWAELQETLEKERRSCLALQVKTDSLHKRIQELETQAQLLQGEKSTALEELRALLQEEKTQALSRQQKELEQERVQERNQMRARVQQMEVDQRVLQAELRGASFWGQGNQTHTEWTDGSLAREVTSACQQLLDLLPKQASMSRLSRMLPGIPSDIPGLSSMVALRFHSCSDFLLPLPRSSAFLSSSHALQGLREVSEAIQRYLWDLKQEIETLKHNILQIQREKEQQLRQQQKQLRLESQLNLEVLKDHVVQEHLKDIAALQRSWWEKSTGEMHALRKQLREKDEELRAIQRNMACWKDKMASKLAHKFQAQLEAELEQCLAKDKSTDFFRNLETTESEISFPCMHSLCSETEKASVASTTLANTGK from the exons ATTGAGGTGTTGCTTTTGTGGGGTGCAGAAATAGGCACACAGGCCCCCAAAAGTCCTGGTCATTTGGACAGAGGCGAAGAAAATTCAAACTGTTGGTTTCCAGGGAAGGGCATTCAGCTGCTCTACTGCTATTTAGTGTCCGGCTTCCTGGTCAGTCTGCTAACTTTCAGTTGTCCCTGGCTTCAGATGCGGAACTCATTACTCCAGGAGCAAAAGAAGTGGGAAGCTGACACAAAGGTGGCTCTGCAGATTCAGCGGCAGACTCTGGAGGAAGTGCACCAGAAGATGTGGGCAGAGCTCCAGGAAACcctggagaaggagaggaggagttGCCTGGCTTTGCAGGTCAAAACAGACAGCCTGCACAAA AGAATCCAAGAGTTGGAGACTCAGGCCCAGTTGCTTCAGGGGGAAAAGAGCACAGCGTTGGAAGAGCTCCGGGCACTTCTGCAAGAGGAGAAAACACAGGCACTGAGCCGGCAGCAAAAGGAGCTGGAGCAG GAGAGAGTTCAAGAAAGAAACCAGATGAGAGCAAGAGTGCAGCAGATGGAAGTGGATCAGAGAGTTCTGCAGGCTGAGCTGAGAGGGGCCTCCttctgggggcaggggaatcagACACACACGGAATGGACAGATGGCTCCCTGGCCAGGGAGGTCACTTCAGCCTGCCAGCAGCTCCTggacctgcttcccaagcaagcCAGCATGTCCCGCCTCTCCCGGATGTTGCCTGG AATTCCAAGTGATATTCCTGGGCTATCTTCCATGGTTGCTTTGCGGTTCCATTCATGCTCAGATTTCCTTTTGCCTCTCCCAAGGAGCTCAGCTTTCCTTTCCTCCAGCCATGCGCTCCAAGGCTTGCGAGAGGTGAGTGAAGCAATTCAGCGCTACCTCTGGGACTTAAAGCAGGAAATAGAGACGCTGAAACACAACATCCTTCAAATCCAGAGGGAGAAG GAGCAACAGTTGAGGCAGCAACAGAAGCAGCTTCGCCTGGAGAGCCAGTTGAATCTAGAAGTCCTGAAGGATCACGTGGTCCAG GAGCACTTGAAAGACATTGCTGCCCTCCAGCGCAGTTGGTGGGAGAAGAGCACGGGGGAAATGCATGCGCTACGCAAGCAGCTGCGGGAGAAGGACGAGGAACTGCGGGCCATTCAGAGAAACATGGCCTGCTGGAAAGATAAGATGGCCTCCAAGCTGGCCCACAAGTTCCAGGCGCAGTTGGAAGCAGAGCTCGAGCA GTGCCTCGCCAAGGACAAATCCACGGACTTCTTCAGGAACCTGGAGACAACAGAGTCAGAAATCAGCTTCCCCTGCATG CACAGTCTGTGCTCAGAGACAGAAAAGGCATCCGTGGCCAGCACCACCCTAGCCAACACAGGAAAGTAA